The following coding sequences are from one Musa acuminata AAA Group cultivar baxijiao chromosome BXJ2-4, Cavendish_Baxijiao_AAA, whole genome shotgun sequence window:
- the LOC135610316 gene encoding protein SHORTAGE IN CHIASMATA 1 homolog isoform X2 — protein sequence MPQKKSGAACHYEADQKGWGSSRSGATDADISDEVSILIQGEKDVDECLDLRSSVFVAKDLEGNELLKEHLFEIVELDLPLGESMGSSKTEEAGIYFKIPDITIPLDSLDIDVEVTVIYPHKVAKSTYLVDDIHAKSDKEEFSPLKVNSSSVDRTLDHNMILPQLEVHEHYLDPDAGIANAEVLSCMLPLFEACDGHQVDKLAINANEFLESNSVDIMEHISEDTSMDYFPEEKPMSLSSILDMNVINLGDIMLLERGSVIYCVAANGDYSHMPCSVHYQEVQNFDFPSDDVLQIVVNSQQAKTLDMTELMVIDDMDFAGGLYQSFVSTELALIDDTFKSLPTPILCDDKAIKSVSMVVEELLHALKPHSLSASDGIYLDWHPLLEGVCNREICFTYMNMLHNVSSCSTTSDLQTDIAENAAIDIDFFDDFLENVDTLQCEELPTELHRNIPHITYSSSKPESTQMPNNGKFEENAERKVNIITQKTSFLSESMSQSNDLSFFLDVRKGTSMGNYKDGTVKCSDKHITAPIAVLQEPSIPCGIPKEVFAQWVIDVHTVCLSDHILGLMDHIKKSYSAILEESPYLKADLVHIANESETSSLSRQKLLNLIINKISKRCTSDSSHEDVMAYVALYGIKQLSYFLCFFGVHAAHLYVSYLVRNIKTMAERLRSLEALLEDECWKSGKQLIDPHPSLSLIEGLLMSNIQNSEKILIVAERVFWLPLTWKLASMGIKLHAVKANSLPPSNLDGIDSTEYDNSVLEHLHHSDCLLVSYENVSTSFPFNNFSVILEYGGPYASSRLSSLHPKSDALPQVHFIHVKIENHLTPIVLCEGFHACSHPGSTREAFSQFMPSVQQSLNNIIETLNFVPTEEKSKCGSSESANQMESSYENESINIPSFVRLKNVDSGAPCFPDIVVIVNTQSFKKEMLISRRTSYQKILAMEKAGLQVVERDIDLPLDLIFNAAVCLIWYEAQNFVDKKATRVEDSFITMFVENIATSTLMSLSYSFSACILIFEGESSFLAAIMESSDALYAAAASLDMNLQLFCSHDADSTDDIILSCIRSATRSAGDLYPAMPESESIGESFLTRFPSINPLSAHVILSSGGSLVEFLEWSNERRIQAVGKYHVPEESISLFSALCRYGEVGESKSVMTESSSIDSDFNSRLLSSPRKKRRHACHTYLMPSGDSFLAEPLNQNISTMEEPPAFQQYQLRNFSNIQEKMGKIKSNYYSDMLGKRPSGSTVIDHDLNSLVRHSYINKDFIDDINQHDYNFLEEKFPLASDKFSFLEKPELGIEPADRSSHAVSPRGLRMKGHSIFPSSTEIHHDTNKRSSMKDHYLSFDDMMFKHEPVCSRRDNVLIKTQEYQKEKFMQDHRTNIVGLSAQEKVPPAYGENEFSNATQPSRSQGQCWITDFLHRLKEKGNGQQQTLPRNPCFNCRRTSNVKDRPSRSQSPSVIDTYRYQGSNQTRNTTKNKWRKDAKRPSISNKRECKESSFITRTWTPIDKRARQNLSFTKNGNEKQSKLVWRNRNSPNVGCSIRKRCRDDR from the exons ATGCCGCAGAAGAAGAGCGGAGCTGCGTGTCACTATGAAGCTGACCAAAAAGGTTGGGGCAGTTCTAGATCTGGTGCGACTGATGCTGACATTTCAGAC GAAGTATCAATTCTCATCCAGGGAGAAAAGGATGTGGACGAGTGTTTAGATTTGAGGTCTAGTGTTTTTGTTGCTAAAGATCTAGAG GGTAACGAGTTACTGAAGGAACACCTGTTTGAGATAGTTGAGTTAGATCTACCACTG GGAGAGTCCATGGGCTCCTCCAAAACAGAGGAAGCTGGAATTTATTTCAAGATTCCAGACATCACAATACCTCTG GATAGTCTCGACATTGATGTTGAAGTTACAGTCATATATCCCCATAAGGTTGCTAAGTCAACTTATTTAGTGGACGACATCCATGCCAAATCTGACAAAGAAGAATTCTCTCCTCTCAAAGTTAATAGTTCTTCCGTAGACAGGACACTGGATCATAATATGATATTACCTCAACTAGAAGTCCATGAGCACTATTTGGACCCTGACGCTGGTATTGCCAATGCAGAAGTTCTCAGTTGTATGCTTCCACTTTTTGAAGCTTGTGATGGGCATCAAGTTGACAAGTTGGCGATTAATGCAAATGAGTTTTTGGAATCTAATAGTGTAGACATAATGGAACATATTTCAGAAGACACTTCAATGGACTACTTCCCTGAAGAGAAACCTATGTCTCTCAGCTCCATACTAGATATGAATGTCATAAATCTCGGTGATATTATGCTCCTTGAAAGAGGTTCAGTAATCTATTGTGTTGCAGCTAATGGAGATTATTCTCACATGCCATGCTCTGTACATTATCAGGAAgttcaaaattttgattttcCTTCAGATGATGTCTTGCAAATTGTTGTCAATTCACAACAAGCAAAGACCCTGGATATGACTGAGCTAATGGTCATAGATGATATGGATTTTGCTGGGGGCCTGTATCAATCTTTTGTCAGTACTGAGCTGGCTCTGATTGATGATACATTCAAATCACTACCTACTCCTATCCTTTGTGATGATAAAGCAATAAAATCAGTGAGCATGGTCGTTGAGGAGTTACTTCATGCTCTGAAACCTCATTCTCTGTCTGCAAGTGATGGAATATATTTAGATTGGCATCCTTTGCTAGAAGGGGTATGCAACCGTGAAATTTGCTTTACATATATGAATATGCTACATAATGTAAGTAGTTGCAGTACAACTTCTGATCTTCAAACTGACATTGCAGAAAATGCAGCCATTGATATtgatttttttgatgattttCTGGAAAATGTAGACACACTACAGTGTGAGGAATTACCTACAGAACTTCATAGGAATATTCCCCATATTACTTATTCATCTTCAAAACCTGAAAGCACTCAGATGCCAAACAATGGAAAATTCGAGGAAAATGCAGAAAGGAAAGTTAACATTATTACACAAAAGACTTCGTTTTTGTCTGAGTCAATGTCTCAATCTAATGATCTCAGCTTCTTCTTGGATGTGAGGAAAGGCACATCTATGGGAAACTATAAAGATGGAACTGTAAAATGTTCTGATAAGCATATTACAGCACCTATTGCTGTCTTGCAAGAGCCATCTATCCCATGTGGTATCCCTAAAGAGGTGTTTGCACAGTGGGTAATTGATGTGCATACTGTTTGCCTCTCTGACCATATTCTGGGCCTTATGGATCACATTAAGAAAAGTTATTCGGCCATCTTGGAGGAGAGCCCTTATTTGAAAGCAGACCTTGTGCACATTGCCAATGAATCTGAAACTTCTAGCCTTTCAAGGCAAAAACTATTAAATCTTAttataaacaaaatttcaaaACGGTGCACTTCAGACTCAAGTCATGAAGATGTTATGGCATATGTTGCACTATATGGTATTAAGCAGTTGTCATATTTCTTGTGCTTCTTTGGTGTCCATGCTGCTCATCTATATGTAAGCTATTTGGTTAGAAACATCAAAACAATGGCAGAAAGATTAAGATCACTTGAGGCCTTACTTGAAGATGAATGCTGGAAATCTGGTAAACAATTAATTGATCCACATCCATCACTGTCTCTCATTGAAGGGCTACTTATGTCAAATATTCAGAATTCTGAGAAGATACTGATTGTAGCTGAGAGAGTATTTTGGTTGCCACTGACTTGGAAGCTGGCTTCAATGGGAATAAAATTACATGCTGTAAAGGCTAATTCTCTGCCCCCAAGTAATTTGGATGGAATAGACAGCACTGAATATGACAATTCTGTGTTGGAACATCTTCATCATTCAGATTGCTTACTGGTATCTTACGA GAATGTTTCTACTTCTTTTCCTTTCAACAACTTCAGCGTCATCTTGGAATACGGAGGTCCATATGCATCATCTAGATTGTCTTCTCTACATCCTAAATCAGATGCTCTGCCTCAAGTACACTTCATCCATGTAAAAATTGAGAATCATCTCACTCCTATTGTACTTTGTGAAGGCTTTCATGCATGCAGTCATCCTGGATCTACAAGG GAAGCTTTCTCACAGTTCATGCCCAGTGTGCAGCAGAGCTTAAACAACATAATAGAGACACTAAATTTTGTTCCTACAGAGGAGAAGAGTAAGTGTGGATCTTCAGAATCTGCAAATCAAATGGAATCCTCTTATGAAAATGAATCCATAAACATTCCTTCTTTCGTAAGATTAAAGAATGTGGACTCAGGGGCACCTTGCTTCCCTGACATAGTTGTCATTGTGAACACCCAAAGTTTTAAGAAGGAAATGCTTATCTCTCGAAGAACTTCATACCAGAAAATCTTAGCAATGGAGAAAGCAGGTCTGCAAGTTGTGGAGCGAGATATAGATCTACCTTTGGACTTGATATTTAATGCTGCAGTTTGCTTAATATGGTATGAAGCTCAAAATTTTGTGGACAAGAAAGCAACCAGAGTAGAAGATTCATTTATAACAATGTTTGTGGAGAACATTGCAACTAGCACTCTTATGTCCCTTAGTTATTCTTTCAGTGCCTGCATACTG ATCTTTGAGGGTGAGAGCAGCTTCCTTGCTGCTATAATGGAGTCATCTGATGCACTTTATGCGGCAGCTGCCAGTCTTGATATGAATTTGCAACTATTTTGCTCACATGATGCTGATTCAACAGATGATATCATTCTGAGCTGCATTAGGTCTGCAACCAGGTCAGCTGGAGATCTGTATCCAGCAATGCCTGAATCAGAGTCCATTGGTGAATCATTCCTTACAAGATTTCCATCTATAAATCCACTCTCTGCTCACGTGATACTTTCATCTGGGGGTAGCCTTGTGGAATTTCTAGAATGGTCCAATGAACGCAGAATTCAAGCTGTTGGGAAATATCATGTTCCTGAAGAAAGCATTTCTCTTTTCAGTGCTTTGTGCAGATATGGGGAAGTTGGGGAATCTAAATCTGTTATGACGGAATCTTCCTCCATTGACTCGGATTTTAATAGCAGATTGTTGTCCTCACCTAGGAAAAAACGGAGACATGCCTGTCACACTTATTTGATGCCTTCTGGTGATTCTTTCCTTGCTGAGCCATTGAATCAAAATATTAGTACAATGGAAGAGCCTCCAGCATTCCAGCAATATCAATTAAGAAACTTCTCTAATATCCAGGAGAAAATGGGAAAGATCAAGAGCAATTATTATAGTGACATGCTGGGTAAAAGACCCAGTGGATCTACAGTGATTGATCATGATTTGAACAGCTTAGTTCGACACAGTTATATTAATAAGGATTTCATTGATGACATCAATCAACATGATTACAACTTTCTTGAAGAAAAATTCCCCTTGGCATCAGACAAATTTAGTTTCTTGGAGAAACCAGAATTAGGAATTGAACCAGCAGATAGAAGCTCCCATGCTGTAAGTCCACGAGGCCTTAGAATGAAAGGTCATTCTATTTTCCCATCCTCTACTGAGATCCACCATGATACGAACAAAAGGAGTTCTATGAAGGATCACTATCTGAGTTTCGATGATATGATGTTCAAACATGAACCTGTGTGTTCCAGAAGGGACAATGTACTCATCAAAACCCAAGAATATCAGAAAGAAAAGTTCATGCAGGACCATAGGACAAATATTGTTGGTTTATCAGCTCAGGAAAAAGTTCCACCAGCTTATGGTGAGAACGAATTCTCAAATGCAACTCAACCATCAAGGTCTCAAGGGCAATGTTGGATTACTGATTTTCTTCATAGACTAAAGGAGAAGGGCAACGGGCAGCAACAAACCCTTCCAAGAAACCCTTGTTTTAATTGTAGAAGAACTTCTAATGTTAAAGATAGACCATCTAGGAGTCAAAGCCCTTCTGTTATTGATACTTACAGGTATCAAGGGAGTAACCAGACGAGGAACACAACCAAGAATAAATGGAGAAAGGACGCTAAGAGACCATCAATTTCAAATAAAAGGGAATGCAAGGAATCATCCTTCATTACTAGAACATGGACCCCCATTGACAAGAGAGCCAGACAG AATCTTTCTTTCACAAAAAATGGAAACGAAAAACAGAGCAAGCTGGTCTGGAGAAACAGAAACAGCCCAAATGTAGGTTGTAGTATTAGGAAAAGATGCCGAGATGACCGGTGA
- the LOC135610316 gene encoding protein SHORTAGE IN CHIASMATA 1 homolog isoform X1 produces the protein MPQKKSGAACHYEADQKGWGSSRSGATDADISDVGHCVCLVSCIGFLLLNLVWPFLVCYCLQEVSILIQGEKDVDECLDLRSSVFVAKDLEGNELLKEHLFEIVELDLPLGESMGSSKTEEAGIYFKIPDITIPLDSLDIDVEVTVIYPHKVAKSTYLVDDIHAKSDKEEFSPLKVNSSSVDRTLDHNMILPQLEVHEHYLDPDAGIANAEVLSCMLPLFEACDGHQVDKLAINANEFLESNSVDIMEHISEDTSMDYFPEEKPMSLSSILDMNVINLGDIMLLERGSVIYCVAANGDYSHMPCSVHYQEVQNFDFPSDDVLQIVVNSQQAKTLDMTELMVIDDMDFAGGLYQSFVSTELALIDDTFKSLPTPILCDDKAIKSVSMVVEELLHALKPHSLSASDGIYLDWHPLLEGVCNREICFTYMNMLHNVSSCSTTSDLQTDIAENAAIDIDFFDDFLENVDTLQCEELPTELHRNIPHITYSSSKPESTQMPNNGKFEENAERKVNIITQKTSFLSESMSQSNDLSFFLDVRKGTSMGNYKDGTVKCSDKHITAPIAVLQEPSIPCGIPKEVFAQWVIDVHTVCLSDHILGLMDHIKKSYSAILEESPYLKADLVHIANESETSSLSRQKLLNLIINKISKRCTSDSSHEDVMAYVALYGIKQLSYFLCFFGVHAAHLYVSYLVRNIKTMAERLRSLEALLEDECWKSGKQLIDPHPSLSLIEGLLMSNIQNSEKILIVAERVFWLPLTWKLASMGIKLHAVKANSLPPSNLDGIDSTEYDNSVLEHLHHSDCLLVSYENVSTSFPFNNFSVILEYGGPYASSRLSSLHPKSDALPQVHFIHVKIENHLTPIVLCEGFHACSHPGSTREAFSQFMPSVQQSLNNIIETLNFVPTEEKSKCGSSESANQMESSYENESINIPSFVRLKNVDSGAPCFPDIVVIVNTQSFKKEMLISRRTSYQKILAMEKAGLQVVERDIDLPLDLIFNAAVCLIWYEAQNFVDKKATRVEDSFITMFVENIATSTLMSLSYSFSACILIFEGESSFLAAIMESSDALYAAAASLDMNLQLFCSHDADSTDDIILSCIRSATRSAGDLYPAMPESESIGESFLTRFPSINPLSAHVILSSGGSLVEFLEWSNERRIQAVGKYHVPEESISLFSALCRYGEVGESKSVMTESSSIDSDFNSRLLSSPRKKRRHACHTYLMPSGDSFLAEPLNQNISTMEEPPAFQQYQLRNFSNIQEKMGKIKSNYYSDMLGKRPSGSTVIDHDLNSLVRHSYINKDFIDDINQHDYNFLEEKFPLASDKFSFLEKPELGIEPADRSSHAVSPRGLRMKGHSIFPSSTEIHHDTNKRSSMKDHYLSFDDMMFKHEPVCSRRDNVLIKTQEYQKEKFMQDHRTNIVGLSAQEKVPPAYGENEFSNATQPSRSQGQCWITDFLHRLKEKGNGQQQTLPRNPCFNCRRTSNVKDRPSRSQSPSVIDTYRYQGSNQTRNTTKNKWRKDAKRPSISNKRECKESSFITRTWTPIDKRARQNLSFTKNGNEKQSKLVWRNRNSPNVGCSIRKRCRDDR, from the exons ATGCCGCAGAAGAAGAGCGGAGCTGCGTGTCACTATGAAGCTGACCAAAAAGGTTGGGGCAGTTCTAGATCTGGTGCGACTGATGCTGACATTTCAGACGTGGGTCATTGTGTTTGCTTAGTTTCTTGCATTGGTTTCCTCTTGTTAAATTTGGTCTGGCCATTTCTAGTGTGCTATTGCTTGCAGGAAGTATCAATTCTCATCCAGGGAGAAAAGGATGTGGACGAGTGTTTAGATTTGAGGTCTAGTGTTTTTGTTGCTAAAGATCTAGAG GGTAACGAGTTACTGAAGGAACACCTGTTTGAGATAGTTGAGTTAGATCTACCACTG GGAGAGTCCATGGGCTCCTCCAAAACAGAGGAAGCTGGAATTTATTTCAAGATTCCAGACATCACAATACCTCTG GATAGTCTCGACATTGATGTTGAAGTTACAGTCATATATCCCCATAAGGTTGCTAAGTCAACTTATTTAGTGGACGACATCCATGCCAAATCTGACAAAGAAGAATTCTCTCCTCTCAAAGTTAATAGTTCTTCCGTAGACAGGACACTGGATCATAATATGATATTACCTCAACTAGAAGTCCATGAGCACTATTTGGACCCTGACGCTGGTATTGCCAATGCAGAAGTTCTCAGTTGTATGCTTCCACTTTTTGAAGCTTGTGATGGGCATCAAGTTGACAAGTTGGCGATTAATGCAAATGAGTTTTTGGAATCTAATAGTGTAGACATAATGGAACATATTTCAGAAGACACTTCAATGGACTACTTCCCTGAAGAGAAACCTATGTCTCTCAGCTCCATACTAGATATGAATGTCATAAATCTCGGTGATATTATGCTCCTTGAAAGAGGTTCAGTAATCTATTGTGTTGCAGCTAATGGAGATTATTCTCACATGCCATGCTCTGTACATTATCAGGAAgttcaaaattttgattttcCTTCAGATGATGTCTTGCAAATTGTTGTCAATTCACAACAAGCAAAGACCCTGGATATGACTGAGCTAATGGTCATAGATGATATGGATTTTGCTGGGGGCCTGTATCAATCTTTTGTCAGTACTGAGCTGGCTCTGATTGATGATACATTCAAATCACTACCTACTCCTATCCTTTGTGATGATAAAGCAATAAAATCAGTGAGCATGGTCGTTGAGGAGTTACTTCATGCTCTGAAACCTCATTCTCTGTCTGCAAGTGATGGAATATATTTAGATTGGCATCCTTTGCTAGAAGGGGTATGCAACCGTGAAATTTGCTTTACATATATGAATATGCTACATAATGTAAGTAGTTGCAGTACAACTTCTGATCTTCAAACTGACATTGCAGAAAATGCAGCCATTGATATtgatttttttgatgattttCTGGAAAATGTAGACACACTACAGTGTGAGGAATTACCTACAGAACTTCATAGGAATATTCCCCATATTACTTATTCATCTTCAAAACCTGAAAGCACTCAGATGCCAAACAATGGAAAATTCGAGGAAAATGCAGAAAGGAAAGTTAACATTATTACACAAAAGACTTCGTTTTTGTCTGAGTCAATGTCTCAATCTAATGATCTCAGCTTCTTCTTGGATGTGAGGAAAGGCACATCTATGGGAAACTATAAAGATGGAACTGTAAAATGTTCTGATAAGCATATTACAGCACCTATTGCTGTCTTGCAAGAGCCATCTATCCCATGTGGTATCCCTAAAGAGGTGTTTGCACAGTGGGTAATTGATGTGCATACTGTTTGCCTCTCTGACCATATTCTGGGCCTTATGGATCACATTAAGAAAAGTTATTCGGCCATCTTGGAGGAGAGCCCTTATTTGAAAGCAGACCTTGTGCACATTGCCAATGAATCTGAAACTTCTAGCCTTTCAAGGCAAAAACTATTAAATCTTAttataaacaaaatttcaaaACGGTGCACTTCAGACTCAAGTCATGAAGATGTTATGGCATATGTTGCACTATATGGTATTAAGCAGTTGTCATATTTCTTGTGCTTCTTTGGTGTCCATGCTGCTCATCTATATGTAAGCTATTTGGTTAGAAACATCAAAACAATGGCAGAAAGATTAAGATCACTTGAGGCCTTACTTGAAGATGAATGCTGGAAATCTGGTAAACAATTAATTGATCCACATCCATCACTGTCTCTCATTGAAGGGCTACTTATGTCAAATATTCAGAATTCTGAGAAGATACTGATTGTAGCTGAGAGAGTATTTTGGTTGCCACTGACTTGGAAGCTGGCTTCAATGGGAATAAAATTACATGCTGTAAAGGCTAATTCTCTGCCCCCAAGTAATTTGGATGGAATAGACAGCACTGAATATGACAATTCTGTGTTGGAACATCTTCATCATTCAGATTGCTTACTGGTATCTTACGA GAATGTTTCTACTTCTTTTCCTTTCAACAACTTCAGCGTCATCTTGGAATACGGAGGTCCATATGCATCATCTAGATTGTCTTCTCTACATCCTAAATCAGATGCTCTGCCTCAAGTACACTTCATCCATGTAAAAATTGAGAATCATCTCACTCCTATTGTACTTTGTGAAGGCTTTCATGCATGCAGTCATCCTGGATCTACAAGG GAAGCTTTCTCACAGTTCATGCCCAGTGTGCAGCAGAGCTTAAACAACATAATAGAGACACTAAATTTTGTTCCTACAGAGGAGAAGAGTAAGTGTGGATCTTCAGAATCTGCAAATCAAATGGAATCCTCTTATGAAAATGAATCCATAAACATTCCTTCTTTCGTAAGATTAAAGAATGTGGACTCAGGGGCACCTTGCTTCCCTGACATAGTTGTCATTGTGAACACCCAAAGTTTTAAGAAGGAAATGCTTATCTCTCGAAGAACTTCATACCAGAAAATCTTAGCAATGGAGAAAGCAGGTCTGCAAGTTGTGGAGCGAGATATAGATCTACCTTTGGACTTGATATTTAATGCTGCAGTTTGCTTAATATGGTATGAAGCTCAAAATTTTGTGGACAAGAAAGCAACCAGAGTAGAAGATTCATTTATAACAATGTTTGTGGAGAACATTGCAACTAGCACTCTTATGTCCCTTAGTTATTCTTTCAGTGCCTGCATACTG ATCTTTGAGGGTGAGAGCAGCTTCCTTGCTGCTATAATGGAGTCATCTGATGCACTTTATGCGGCAGCTGCCAGTCTTGATATGAATTTGCAACTATTTTGCTCACATGATGCTGATTCAACAGATGATATCATTCTGAGCTGCATTAGGTCTGCAACCAGGTCAGCTGGAGATCTGTATCCAGCAATGCCTGAATCAGAGTCCATTGGTGAATCATTCCTTACAAGATTTCCATCTATAAATCCACTCTCTGCTCACGTGATACTTTCATCTGGGGGTAGCCTTGTGGAATTTCTAGAATGGTCCAATGAACGCAGAATTCAAGCTGTTGGGAAATATCATGTTCCTGAAGAAAGCATTTCTCTTTTCAGTGCTTTGTGCAGATATGGGGAAGTTGGGGAATCTAAATCTGTTATGACGGAATCTTCCTCCATTGACTCGGATTTTAATAGCAGATTGTTGTCCTCACCTAGGAAAAAACGGAGACATGCCTGTCACACTTATTTGATGCCTTCTGGTGATTCTTTCCTTGCTGAGCCATTGAATCAAAATATTAGTACAATGGAAGAGCCTCCAGCATTCCAGCAATATCAATTAAGAAACTTCTCTAATATCCAGGAGAAAATGGGAAAGATCAAGAGCAATTATTATAGTGACATGCTGGGTAAAAGACCCAGTGGATCTACAGTGATTGATCATGATTTGAACAGCTTAGTTCGACACAGTTATATTAATAAGGATTTCATTGATGACATCAATCAACATGATTACAACTTTCTTGAAGAAAAATTCCCCTTGGCATCAGACAAATTTAGTTTCTTGGAGAAACCAGAATTAGGAATTGAACCAGCAGATAGAAGCTCCCATGCTGTAAGTCCACGAGGCCTTAGAATGAAAGGTCATTCTATTTTCCCATCCTCTACTGAGATCCACCATGATACGAACAAAAGGAGTTCTATGAAGGATCACTATCTGAGTTTCGATGATATGATGTTCAAACATGAACCTGTGTGTTCCAGAAGGGACAATGTACTCATCAAAACCCAAGAATATCAGAAAGAAAAGTTCATGCAGGACCATAGGACAAATATTGTTGGTTTATCAGCTCAGGAAAAAGTTCCACCAGCTTATGGTGAGAACGAATTCTCAAATGCAACTCAACCATCAAGGTCTCAAGGGCAATGTTGGATTACTGATTTTCTTCATAGACTAAAGGAGAAGGGCAACGGGCAGCAACAAACCCTTCCAAGAAACCCTTGTTTTAATTGTAGAAGAACTTCTAATGTTAAAGATAGACCATCTAGGAGTCAAAGCCCTTCTGTTATTGATACTTACAGGTATCAAGGGAGTAACCAGACGAGGAACACAACCAAGAATAAATGGAGAAAGGACGCTAAGAGACCATCAATTTCAAATAAAAGGGAATGCAAGGAATCATCCTTCATTACTAGAACATGGACCCCCATTGACAAGAGAGCCAGACAG AATCTTTCTTTCACAAAAAATGGAAACGAAAAACAGAGCAAGCTGGTCTGGAGAAACAGAAACAGCCCAAATGTAGGTTGTAGTATTAGGAAAAGATGCCGAGATGACCGGTGA